Proteins found in one Quercus robur chromosome 2, dhQueRobu3.1, whole genome shotgun sequence genomic segment:
- the LOC126705340 gene encoding uncharacterized protein LOC126705340 — translation MPLSMKIQPIDFNTPEETMRIDLVKPMAKSRLKRFFSFQFPSVLRNSTAAPKKVMDEEPHFQKDGFNGSVMVVPVLAAEFEPSSVCLDSMVQNFIEENNKNEKQSELCAVRCGHNCCNCFNRNCIDSSSEDEGTLSAILTILPRCHLNSTSNLQFTILSFSTEPI, via the coding sequence ATGCCTTTATCAATGAAGATCCAGCCAATCGATTTTAACACGCCAGAAGAGACGATGAGGATCGACTTAGTGAAGCCGATGGCGAAGTCTCGGCTGAAGAGGTTTTTTTCTTTCCAGTTCCCAAGTGTTTTGAGGAATTCCACAGCGGCGCCGAAGAAGGTCATGGACGAGGAGCCGCATTTTCAAAAGGACGGCTTTAATGGCTCGGTTATGGTGGTGCCGGTGTTGGCCGCTGAGTTTGAGCCAAGTTCTGTGTGCTTGGACAGTATGGTACAGAACTTCATCGAAGAGAACAATAAAAACGAGAAGCAATCGGAACTGTGTGCGGTCAGGTGTGGCCATAACTGCTGCAACTGTTTTAACCGGAACTGTATTGATAGCAGTTCGGAAGATGAAGGGACTCTTTCGGCGATTCTAACTATTCTTCCACGGTGTCATCTCAACTCCACCTCCAATCTTCAATTTACCATTTTGTCCTTTTCCACAGAACCTATCTAA